A genomic segment from Candidatus Lernaella stagnicola encodes:
- a CDS encoding TolC family protein: MRKKDLSAWLLWIVLVLPTAAHAQTLDDLVSEAWRAHGSPAALDARIDAQRHATRRAGGWMNPVFAVEYSNVPVDSLALDESPMSGVQFKLTQPFPFPGKADKRRAGSEYLTAAAQWERAEKVNQLRFAVTKHYYELARNRLLQQITERHLEQAATLVAMVRIKFQVGATGQHNLLRLAVLEERLRDDLAEFARGEVEHRAMLNALLARDPGTPIQTPGLLEPVAPAAADLWEQARDARPLLNFWTEKARAEQAEAERAGYEAWPDPSLWVGYRVREEIVGPDGMVRDEGDDFLTFGIAFSLPLLHGQGWGAAKKEKLARAQAAQHERRAVADDLRGQLATALASWRRAYEKAQVYRNKIGPDQNRALESTRSAYRVGSADFATLYGTEVGLLDIERQAVTAVVETHLRQAQVEALVGADLPDAGVKK, from the coding sequence ATGAGAAAAAAAGACCTCTCCGCGTGGTTGCTTTGGATTGTTCTCGTTCTGCCAACCGCAGCGCATGCACAAACGCTGGATGATTTGGTCTCCGAGGCGTGGCGCGCCCACGGGTCGCCCGCTGCGTTGGACGCTCGCATCGACGCGCAGCGCCATGCCACCCGTCGGGCGGGCGGCTGGATGAACCCGGTCTTTGCGGTCGAATACAGCAACGTCCCTGTTGACTCCCTGGCGTTGGATGAATCGCCCATGAGCGGCGTGCAGTTCAAACTGACCCAACCGTTTCCCTTTCCCGGTAAAGCCGACAAACGTCGCGCCGGTAGCGAATATCTAACCGCCGCGGCCCAATGGGAGCGTGCCGAGAAAGTAAACCAACTGCGCTTCGCGGTAACGAAGCACTACTACGAATTGGCGCGCAATCGACTCCTTCAGCAAATCACCGAACGGCACCTGGAGCAGGCCGCCACACTGGTCGCCATGGTGCGTATCAAGTTCCAGGTCGGCGCGACCGGACAGCACAACTTGCTGCGCCTGGCGGTTCTGGAAGAGCGTTTGCGTGACGACCTCGCCGAATTCGCGCGCGGCGAAGTTGAGCACCGCGCCATGCTCAACGCCCTTTTGGCTCGCGATCCGGGTACGCCGATACAGACGCCCGGGCTTCTCGAACCCGTCGCGCCGGCCGCCGCGGATTTGTGGGAACAGGCGCGTGACGCGCGCCCTCTGCTGAACTTTTGGACGGAAAAAGCGCGCGCGGAGCAGGCCGAAGCCGAGCGGGCCGGGTATGAAGCCTGGCCGGATCCGTCCTTGTGGGTGGGGTATCGCGTGCGGGAGGAGATTGTCGGACCCGACGGCATGGTCCGCGACGAGGGCGACGATTTTTTGACATTCGGCATCGCCTTCTCCTTGCCGCTGTTGCACGGCCAAGGGTGGGGGGCGGCGAAGAAAGAAAAGCTGGCTCGGGCGCAAGCGGCGCAGCACGAGCGCCGCGCTGTGGCTGACGACCTACGCGGCCAACTGGCCACCGCGCTGGCATCCTGGCGTCGTGCTTACGAAAAAGCGCAGGTCTATCGCAATAAAATCGGACCCGACCAGAACCGCGCGCTGGAGTCCACACGCTCGGCCTACCGCGTCGGCTCGGCGGATTTCGCCACGCTATACGGTACGGAAGTGGGCTTGTTGGACATCGAGCGGCAGGCCGTGACGGCCGTCGTGGAAACCCATTTGCGGCAAGCACAGGTGGAGGCGCTGGTTGGCGCCGACTTGCCTGATGCGGGAGTGAAAAAATGA
- a CDS encoding OmpA family protein — MKRAAVLALLVILAGATAVSAIDAQNVTPALGPHNLLSMYASTTLAHTQFALGIVGNYAKGPVRFEGEDSGTEINAVDSVISGHFYAGLGLFDHLDLLVGGSYYRTAGQDMDKVMIDGLPETDITSAGALGDTTAGAKVSILPNKPGWIGLGLVALAHVATGDEEIYAGNGATGFSGALLLDKRFDPVNIVANVGYEYLGSPSGLDPAGQVFGGLGIDVAAAKWIGLTAEVVGRTQDYGIEEIDPANPLEGLFGARFYTGVGLDFLTAFGFGLTNGIGAPEYRGMLGVSFTYPALDYGPKPALAPSPAGLRAADSADMDTDGDGLNNHEEIHEYKTNSMKSDSDGDGLLDGEEVKQYKTDPLKTDTDGDSLSDAAELRLHGTDPLRADTDGDGLLDGQEVSALRTNPVSADTDGDGVADGADGAPLEAETVNGFLDQDGVPEVLLVRKPSGLMLFDSQLVLPAPLTFAGPGSSKLTNADKKQLRDVAKLMSEFENIKLHVEGHVAAGTPNAESLSGSRATTVRTYLLKQGVAADRLTAAGMGDQVPLVSNDTPEGLARNTRIDFLITER, encoded by the coding sequence ATGAAACGCGCTGCGGTATTGGCTCTCTTGGTGATTCTCGCCGGCGCCACGGCGGTCTCGGCCATCGACGCCCAGAACGTCACGCCGGCTCTTGGACCACACAACTTGTTGAGTATGTACGCCAGCACCACCCTTGCCCACACTCAGTTCGCGCTGGGTATCGTCGGCAACTACGCCAAGGGGCCGGTGCGTTTCGAGGGCGAGGATTCGGGCACCGAAATCAACGCTGTCGATTCGGTCATTTCCGGGCATTTCTACGCAGGGCTCGGCTTGTTCGACCATCTCGATCTGCTCGTCGGCGGTTCGTACTATCGCACCGCGGGCCAAGACATGGACAAAGTGATGATCGACGGCCTGCCCGAAACCGACATCACCAGCGCCGGCGCTCTCGGCGACACGACCGCGGGCGCGAAGGTCAGTATTCTGCCCAACAAGCCCGGCTGGATCGGGCTGGGTTTGGTCGCCCTCGCGCATGTCGCTACGGGGGACGAGGAAATTTACGCCGGCAACGGAGCCACGGGCTTCTCGGGCGCGCTGCTTTTGGACAAACGTTTCGACCCGGTCAATATCGTGGCCAACGTCGGCTACGAATACCTCGGCAGCCCCTCGGGCCTCGATCCCGCCGGGCAGGTATTCGGCGGTCTGGGAATCGACGTCGCCGCGGCGAAATGGATCGGCCTGACCGCCGAAGTGGTCGGACGAACCCAGGATTACGGCATCGAGGAAATCGATCCGGCCAACCCCTTGGAAGGGCTCTTCGGCGCTCGCTTTTACACCGGCGTGGGCCTCGACTTCCTCACGGCTTTCGGCTTCGGATTGACCAATGGCATCGGCGCGCCGGAGTACCGCGGCATGCTGGGCGTTTCGTTCACGTACCCGGCGTTGGATTACGGCCCCAAACCCGCCCTCGCCCCCTCACCGGCGGGATTACGCGCGGCGGACAGCGCGGATATGGACACCGATGGCGACGGCCTGAACAACCACGAGGAAATTCACGAATACAAAACCAACTCGATGAAATCGGATAGCGACGGCGACGGTCTGCTCGATGGCGAGGAAGTCAAACAGTACAAGACGGATCCGCTGAAAACCGATACCGACGGCGATAGCCTTTCCGACGCCGCCGAGTTGCGCCTGCACGGCACCGACCCGCTGCGCGCCGATACCGACGGCGACGGCCTGCTGGACGGGCAGGAAGTCAGCGCCCTGCGAACGAATCCGGTAAGCGCCGATACCGACGGTGACGGCGTCGCCGATGGCGCGGACGGTGCGCCACTGGAAGCCGAAACCGTCAACGGATTCTTGGACCAAGACGGTGTGCCCGAAGTACTGCTGGTCCGGAAACCGAGCGGTTTGATGCTCTTTGACAGCCAACTCGTTTTGCCCGCTCCGCTAACCTTTGCCGGACCCGGGAGCTCCAAACTCACCAACGCTGACAAGAAGCAACTCCGCGATGTCGCCAAGTTGATGAGCGAGTTCGAAAACATCAAACTGCATGTCGAGGGGCACGTCGCGGCCGGTACGCCGAACGCCGAATCCTTAAGTGGTTCTCGCGCCACGACGGTGCGCACCTACCTGCTCAAGCAAGGCGTCGCCGCCGACCGCCTCACGGCCGCCGGCATGGGCGACCAGGTGCCGCTCGTGTCCAACGACACGCCCGAAGGCCTCGCGCGCAATACGCGGATCGATTTCCTGATCACGGAGCGCTAA
- the aroC gene encoding chorismate synthase: MPGSCFGRIFVVTTFGESHGPAIGAIVDGVPAGLPLNEAMIQEDLDRRRPGRSSLVSPRQEKDIVRILSGVFDGKTTGTSIGLLIENRDARSGDYDKVKDTFRPGHADYTYEQKYGRRDWRGSGRSSGRETAARVAAGAIARQVLDRLGIEVIGAVAEIGGVAVNLADDDWREFRDEPLRCPDPAAKVEIEKLLLRVIEQGDSVGGIVAIKATGMPAGLGEPVFDKLDARLGAAMMSIGAVKGVEIGDGFAAARHQGSEAHDSMLRPGVYESNHAGGMVGGISNGADIFLRVAVKPTSSIAKARNTIDRSGKRTQVAVEGRHDPCIAPRLVAVAEAMTCLVLADFVLLQRARSGFAEAEPE, from the coding sequence ATGCCCGGCAGTTGCTTCGGCAGGATATTCGTCGTTACGACATTTGGAGAATCCCACGGTCCGGCCATTGGCGCCATCGTGGACGGCGTGCCCGCCGGTCTGCCACTTAACGAAGCGATGATACAGGAAGATTTGGATCGGCGGCGACCCGGCCGCAGTTCGCTCGTTTCGCCGCGGCAGGAAAAAGATATCGTCCGCATTCTGTCCGGCGTGTTCGACGGCAAGACCACCGGCACGTCGATCGGGCTGCTAATTGAGAATCGGGACGCTCGCTCCGGCGATTACGATAAGGTCAAAGATACGTTCCGCCCCGGCCACGCCGATTACACCTACGAACAAAAGTACGGCAGGCGGGATTGGCGCGGCAGCGGCCGCTCCTCGGGCCGCGAGACCGCCGCGCGCGTCGCCGCCGGTGCAATCGCCCGACAGGTCCTCGATCGCCTCGGCATCGAAGTGATCGGCGCGGTGGCCGAAATCGGCGGGGTCGCGGTCAACCTGGCCGACGACGACTGGCGTGAGTTCCGCGACGAGCCCCTGCGTTGTCCGGACCCGGCCGCGAAAGTGGAAATCGAAAAGCTGCTGCTTCGCGTCATCGAGCAAGGCGATTCGGTCGGCGGGATCGTCGCGATTAAGGCCACGGGCATGCCGGCTGGGCTCGGCGAGCCGGTATTCGACAAACTCGACGCACGGCTCGGCGCGGCGATGATGTCGATCGGCGCGGTCAAGGGCGTGGAAATCGGCGACGGATTCGCGGCCGCCCGGCACCAGGGGAGCGAGGCCCACGACAGCATGCTGAGGCCGGGAGTATACGAATCGAACCACGCCGGCGGCATGGTCGGCGGGATTTCCAACGGCGCCGACATCTTTTTACGCGTCGCCGTCAAGCCCACTTCGTCGATCGCCAAGGCGCGAAACACAATCGACCGGAGCGGAAAAAGAACGCAGGTTGCGGTGGAGGGCCGACACGACCCGTGCATTGCGCCACGGCTGGTAGCTGTGGCCGAAGCGATGACGTGTCTCGTGCTCGCTGATTTCGTGTTGCTGCAGCGAGCCCGTAGCGGCTTCGCGGAGGCTGAGCCCGAGTGA
- a CDS encoding OmpA family protein, with product MKKYLLIPVFVLVVGLLAPTVMAQDNNEEFDPDELLNIQLFRPSIFGGSFISFDDGDTLGTLGFHVGLLANYTAELLVDYDNDEPNFNYIEDLFTGNLMLAFGTWNFLSLGVDIPVHYINHRNMTLLTDPDEAAKQGILSPLDLEDEDPEGEFVFGDVRAAIKFGLLKQEKHWLNWAITPYVIFPTGEPDLFLGEGRTTGGGSTTIEHDFGPINIGLNGGYLYRGKSMLFGTDVGDAITWAAGVSKDWDNGFGLSVEYFGKYFDVQDTDAYRPLAQEVLGTLRYQFGKRGPRLIAGAGPGVSRGVGTPAYRVLAGIDYTYERPEKTDGIITVRTVDESGAEIAADVAFDGQEDDFNVDSSGEYKAEVAAGLYTITADRGGYESDTQAVEIAVDESKTITLTLKKIPVVPPTMLTIIVIDNDTGEQVASTLIFDRDSDKKSYDNPAGKLSEKWSPGEHTLMIRAAGHETLCTTVGIEKNKNNIYTFKLRTKLEKKGKVQFNIASAQLRPESYAVLDDVVEQIGQLCEYKKITVEGHTSNVGNDAYNMKLSQQRADTVRNYLIKKGIPAENLEVKAYGETKPIADNNTNKGREANRRVEFVIES from the coding sequence ATGAAAAAATATCTCTTAATTCCTGTGTTTGTTCTCGTTGTGGGGCTACTTGCGCCGACCGTGATGGCGCAAGATAACAACGAGGAATTTGACCCGGACGAACTCCTGAACATCCAACTGTTTCGCCCGTCGATTTTCGGTGGCAGTTTCATCTCCTTCGATGACGGCGACACGCTGGGCACCCTCGGTTTTCACGTCGGGTTGTTGGCCAACTACACGGCCGAACTGCTGGTGGACTACGACAACGACGAGCCCAACTTCAACTACATCGAGGACCTGTTTACCGGTAACTTGATGCTCGCGTTCGGCACGTGGAATTTCCTTAGTCTCGGCGTGGATATCCCCGTGCACTACATTAATCATCGCAACATGACCCTCCTGACCGATCCTGACGAAGCCGCGAAACAGGGCATCCTTTCGCCGCTGGATCTTGAGGACGAGGATCCCGAAGGCGAATTCGTTTTCGGTGACGTACGCGCGGCGATTAAATTCGGCCTGCTCAAGCAGGAAAAACACTGGCTGAACTGGGCCATTACGCCCTACGTCATCTTTCCCACCGGAGAGCCCGATCTCTTCCTCGGTGAAGGCCGTACCACCGGTGGCGGCAGCACAACCATCGAGCACGATTTCGGCCCCATCAACATCGGCCTCAACGGCGGCTATCTCTATCGCGGTAAGTCGATGTTGTTCGGCACCGACGTGGGCGACGCCATCACCTGGGCCGCCGGTGTCTCGAAAGATTGGGATAACGGCTTCGGGCTTTCGGTCGAATACTTCGGCAAGTACTTTGATGTTCAAGATACCGACGCTTATCGCCCCCTGGCTCAGGAAGTTTTGGGCACGCTTCGCTACCAGTTCGGTAAACGCGGCCCGCGTTTGATCGCCGGCGCCGGTCCGGGAGTCTCCCGCGGTGTGGGCACACCCGCCTACCGTGTCTTGGCCGGTATCGACTATACGTACGAACGGCCTGAGAAAACCGACGGCATTATCACCGTACGCACCGTCGACGAAAGTGGTGCCGAAATCGCCGCCGATGTGGCGTTCGACGGCCAGGAAGACGACTTCAACGTCGACTCCTCCGGGGAGTACAAGGCGGAAGTGGCCGCCGGCCTCTACACCATCACCGCCGATCGCGGGGGCTACGAGTCCGACACGCAGGCGGTGGAAATCGCCGTGGACGAATCCAAGACAATTACCTTAACCCTGAAGAAGATCCCGGTCGTGCCGCCCACGATGTTGACGATCATCGTCATCGATAATGATACCGGTGAGCAGGTGGCCAGCACCTTGATCTTCGATCGGGACAGCGACAAGAAATCCTACGACAACCCGGCCGGCAAGCTCAGCGAGAAGTGGTCGCCGGGCGAGCACACGCTGATGATTCGCGCCGCGGGGCACGAAACCTTGTGCACGACCGTCGGCATCGAGAAAAACAAAAACAACATCTACACTTTCAAGCTTCGGACGAAACTGGAGAAGAAGGGCAAGGTCCAATTCAACATCGCTTCGGCCCAGCTGCGGCCCGAGTCCTACGCCGTGTTGGATGACGTGGTCGAGCAAATCGGCCAACTGTGCGAATACAAGAAAATCACCGTCGAAGGTCACACCTCGAACGTCGGAAACGACGCCTACAACATGAAGTTGTCGCAACAGCGCGCCGACACGGTCCGGAACTACCTTATCAAAAAGGGTATTCCCGCCGAGAATCTCGAAGTGAAAGCCTACGGTGAAACTAAGCCGATCGCTGATAACAACACCAACAAAGGCCGCGAGGCGAACCGCCGAGTGGAATTCGTGATCGAAAGTTAG
- a CDS encoding PKD domain-containing protein has protein sequence MPIRFLRLFTVVAFALLAFTPPAAADSLVSLMGWPYDIAGAPGLEYASPYQQGTNAIPRRVTKIVYPVVGLPALVTRGQTLTVLVQEPEEALEDVGLWRARLVTAFRNRLDDYAPVGDAVGQEYDLDILSVTFDAEVGIYTLRCQVSAQTPTDIFAIHVSNPAFSDIQPAAVRVREPGNTIRFVHLANAKTADPFGQDEDNELSNRRYPNAGLDGRSADLLRQEVLNELALLRPDFAVFGGDLVWGGDYAGENDDFMRVVQNTQTPLFMQPGNHDGYAWFNGNELKEDGLEFYARSFGPPYYSFDVDEFHFVCLNSYDGAAARRQYGRLILALPADNKGGFLSEAQLAWLAEDLAVADAAGQTTLLFMHHDPRGPYTANRPFGTESWDSLETEAWNMESPQWDSNTQDGIANESEQYNTGVRLLQLALDYNVSHVFIANYHADKIWTYGPGEAITDRDGNAVGTLLALNDFTVVQTTTATAGVTPDTGKLEYDGYRVVELADGDVTSLNYLPGALQSVPAGNLWSRDLNNNGDTQSATVEVTNGLPEQTTVNLELYLAPAPAGYKIVRSDTLQAVPIADFGIGSDGQVVLYAKATIDGIGGTIPAAVGGEVRVVFTAQPHAENLAPAARLSASSDDGITWIFDAADSVDPDGADLRYFWNFGDGYTGLGPQTTHTYTSGGATILTLTVLDENGGWGLAKQVLDVDEINLDTDHDDEEDLCGECGATSVPDRAGVFLLIFVLGSVLWLRVRSGEREEP, from the coding sequence ATGCCGATACGTTTTTTGCGCCTTTTTACAGTGGTTGCATTTGCCCTTTTGGCGTTCACGCCGCCGGCCGCAGCCGACAGTCTTGTCAGCTTGATGGGCTGGCCCTATGACATCGCCGGCGCCCCGGGGCTCGAATATGCGTCTCCTTACCAACAAGGTACCAACGCCATCCCGCGACGGGTAACCAAAATCGTGTACCCGGTTGTGGGCTTGCCGGCATTGGTCACGCGCGGTCAGACGTTAACGGTATTAGTCCAGGAACCGGAAGAGGCTCTGGAAGACGTGGGGTTGTGGCGCGCTCGGCTCGTTACCGCCTTTCGCAACCGACTCGACGATTACGCGCCGGTTGGCGACGCCGTCGGGCAGGAATACGACCTGGATATCCTCAGCGTCACGTTCGACGCCGAAGTCGGCATCTACACGTTGCGATGCCAGGTTTCCGCGCAAACGCCGACCGATATTTTCGCCATTCATGTTTCCAACCCCGCGTTTTCGGACATCCAACCCGCTGCGGTGCGCGTTCGAGAACCCGGCAACACGATTCGCTTCGTCCATTTAGCCAACGCGAAAACGGCGGATCCCTTTGGGCAGGATGAAGACAACGAACTGAGCAACCGTCGTTACCCGAACGCGGGCTTGGACGGACGCTCCGCCGATTTGCTGCGCCAAGAAGTGCTGAACGAGTTGGCGTTGCTGCGGCCCGACTTCGCGGTATTCGGCGGTGATCTGGTTTGGGGCGGCGATTACGCCGGAGAAAACGACGACTTCATGCGCGTGGTGCAGAACACGCAAACGCCGCTGTTCATGCAACCGGGAAACCACGACGGCTACGCGTGGTTCAACGGCAACGAACTTAAGGAAGACGGTCTGGAATTTTACGCCCGGTCTTTCGGCCCTCCCTATTACAGTTTCGATGTGGACGAGTTCCATTTTGTCTGCCTCAACAGCTACGACGGCGCGGCGGCGCGGCGGCAGTACGGCCGCTTGATCCTGGCCCTGCCGGCCGATAACAAGGGCGGTTTTCTCAGCGAGGCGCAACTGGCGTGGCTTGCCGAAGACCTGGCCGTCGCCGATGCGGCCGGTCAAACCACGTTGTTGTTCATGCATCACGACCCGCGCGGCCCCTACACGGCCAATCGTCCTTTCGGCACCGAATCCTGGGACTCGCTGGAAACCGAGGCGTGGAACATGGAGTCTCCGCAATGGGATTCAAACACGCAGGACGGTATCGCCAACGAGAGCGAGCAGTACAACACCGGCGTGCGGCTGCTGCAATTAGCCCTGGATTACAACGTCAGTCACGTGTTCATCGCCAATTACCATGCCGACAAGATCTGGACCTACGGTCCCGGCGAAGCGATCACCGACCGCGACGGCAACGCCGTGGGCACGCTGCTGGCGTTGAATGATTTCACCGTCGTGCAAACGACGACGGCGACGGCGGGCGTGACACCCGACACCGGCAAGTTGGAATACGACGGCTATCGCGTCGTCGAATTGGCGGACGGCGACGTCACGTCGCTCAACTACCTACCCGGAGCGCTACAGAGCGTACCGGCCGGCAACCTCTGGAGCCGCGACCTCAACAACAACGGGGATACGCAATCGGCAACGGTGGAAGTCACCAACGGCCTACCCGAGCAAACGACGGTGAATCTTGAGCTTTATCTCGCGCCCGCGCCCGCGGGCTATAAAATCGTGCGCAGCGACACCCTCCAAGCCGTACCGATCGCGGATTTCGGCATCGGAAGTGACGGGCAAGTAGTGCTTTACGCCAAAGCCACAATCGACGGCATCGGCGGGACGATTCCGGCCGCAGTGGGCGGCGAGGTTCGCGTCGTGTTCACCGCGCAACCGCACGCCGAAAACCTGGCGCCCGCGGCGAGGCTCTCGGCTTCGTCCGACGACGGCATCACGTGGATCTTCGACGCCGCCGACAGCGTCGACCCAGACGGGGCCGATCTCCGCTACTTCTGGAACTTCGGCGACGGCTACACCGGCCTCGGTCCGCAGACCACCCACACCTACACCTCCGGTGGCGCAACAATCCTCACCCTAACCGTTTTGGATGAAAACGGCGGCTGGGGGCTTGCCAAACAAGTCCTTGATGTGGACGAAATAAATTTGGACACCGACCACGACGACGAAGAAGACCTCTGCGGCGAGTGCGGCGCGACAAGCGTGCCCGATCGGGCCGGGGTCTTTTTGCTGATATTCGTGTTGGGAAGCGTACTGTGGCTCCGCGTCCGTAGCGGAGAAAGGGAAGAACCATGA
- the aroA gene encoding 3-phosphoshikimate 1-carboxyvinyltransferase, translating into MIRINVPASKSLTQRALLLAALSDCETRLVSPLDCDDSRVLSEALVSLGARIEKDTDAWRVQPPDIFRPPTRPLKLGNAGTAVRFITGLAPLLPGSFVVDGDPAMRRRPMTGLLATLGEMGVEVVEMGKPCCPPIMLNPGPLEQVPAEVSLRAGGSSQELSALLMMGCRLPRGLVVHLEGRFPSRPYVRLTIQTLHAFGIDLRTSQQEIIEIPPKMPHTAEFTIEGDWTSASYPLAAGWLMNQPVEVDNLDPQSEQGDRIFKRLLQRLGQSGDQVFSLQDAPDIVPTVVACALFAQDVTEITGVSHLRIKESDRLAVLARETAKLGADVRELPDGILVRPRPLHGGVQLNPAGDHRMAMAFGLISLRVPDLVVANPDCVTKSYPGYWDMLARFR; encoded by the coding sequence ATGATCCGCATTAATGTGCCCGCCTCCAAAAGTCTGACTCAGCGCGCGTTGCTCCTTGCAGCTTTATCCGATTGCGAAACACGCCTCGTCTCTCCGTTGGATTGCGACGATTCCCGCGTTTTGTCCGAAGCTCTGGTCTCGCTCGGTGCCCGTATCGAGAAAGACACCGACGCGTGGCGCGTTCAGCCGCCGGATATCTTTCGCCCTCCGACGCGACCGTTGAAGCTCGGCAACGCGGGCACAGCGGTTCGCTTCATCACCGGCCTGGCGCCGCTACTTCCCGGATCGTTCGTCGTCGACGGTGACCCGGCGATGCGCCGCCGCCCCATGACCGGCTTGCTGGCCACCCTTGGTGAAATGGGGGTGGAAGTGGTCGAGATGGGGAAGCCGTGTTGCCCGCCGATCATGCTTAACCCCGGGCCTCTGGAACAAGTGCCCGCCGAAGTTTCCCTGCGCGCCGGCGGTTCGAGCCAGGAGCTATCGGCCTTGTTGATGATGGGCTGCCGCCTGCCGCGCGGCCTAGTCGTCCACCTGGAAGGCAGGTTCCCTTCGCGCCCTTATGTAAGGTTGACCATCCAAACGCTTCACGCTTTCGGCATCGACCTGCGAACCTCGCAACAGGAGATTATTGAAATACCACCCAAGATGCCGCACACGGCGGAATTCACGATCGAAGGCGATTGGACCAGTGCGAGTTACCCGCTGGCGGCCGGTTGGTTGATGAATCAGCCGGTCGAAGTCGACAATCTCGATCCGCAGTCCGAGCAAGGCGACCGCATTTTCAAGCGATTGCTTCAGCGACTTGGTCAATCGGGCGATCAAGTATTCAGCCTGCAGGACGCGCCGGACATCGTGCCGACGGTCGTGGCTTGCGCATTGTTCGCGCAGGACGTGACGGAAATCACCGGCGTGTCGCATCTGCGTATTAAGGAAAGCGATCGTCTCGCGGTGCTTGCGAGGGAAACGGCCAAGCTCGGCGCCGATGTTCGCGAACTGCCTGACGGTATACTCGTTCGCCCGCGGCCCTTGCACGGCGGCGTACAGTTGAACCCCGCCGGGGATCACCGTATGGCGATGGCGTTCGGGTTGATTTCACTGCGCGTGCCCGACTTGGTTGTCGCCAACCCGGATTGCGTCACGAAATCGTATCCGGGTTATTGGGATATGCTGGCGCGATTCCGCTGA
- the aroB gene encoding 3-dehydroquinate synthase translates to MSARAPIWSITTTQHPIRIGRGMRETIAEFLPPWIAAIGVVADETVAELHAATLLDLLPKEIPRHLFVFPPGDENKSREIKARLEDEMVAAGLGRDGLLIALGGGVTLDLTGYIAATYMRGIPWLAMPTTLLGAVDAAIGGKTGVNTSGGKNMVGAFHAPLAVLVDLDFLATLPRVEMQNGLAEMVKHAVVADRMHLDELVALGRLDEGRDLDALGRAIHRSAQIKARITEADPREGNLRQTLNLGHTFAHAIEKVTHFGTPHGLAVAIGVAAACRLATKLGRLSDRERDTVLLALRGLDLPTELPPGCTPEAIWDATATDKKSRGGHVRFVLPATIGSIVRDDTGNYGYLVERDAVLSVLRDMKEGGDDPH, encoded by the coding sequence GTGAGCGCTAGGGCGCCGATTTGGAGCATCACCACGACGCAACACCCGATTCGTATCGGCCGCGGAATGCGTGAGACAATCGCGGAGTTCCTGCCGCCGTGGATCGCGGCGATCGGCGTGGTTGCCGACGAAACCGTCGCGGAACTTCATGCCGCCACCCTTCTCGACTTGCTTCCTAAAGAGATTCCACGACATTTGTTCGTCTTTCCGCCGGGCGACGAAAACAAAAGCCGCGAGATCAAAGCCCGGCTCGAAGATGAGATGGTCGCCGCCGGCCTGGGCCGCGATGGTCTTCTTATTGCCTTAGGCGGCGGCGTCACGTTGGACCTAACCGGGTATATCGCGGCGACGTACATGCGCGGAATCCCCTGGCTGGCCATGCCCACGACGCTGCTTGGTGCGGTTGACGCGGCGATCGGCGGTAAGACCGGCGTCAATACGAGCGGGGGGAAAAACATGGTCGGGGCATTCCACGCCCCGCTGGCGGTGTTGGTGGATTTGGACTTCCTCGCCACCTTGCCGCGCGTCGAAATGCAAAACGGCTTGGCCGAGATGGTGAAACACGCGGTCGTCGCCGACAGGATGCATCTAGACGAGTTGGTGGCGCTGGGTCGACTCGATGAAGGCCGCGACTTGGACGCGCTCGGCCGCGCCATTCATCGCTCGGCGCAAATCAAGGCCCGCATCACCGAAGCCGATCCGCGTGAGGGCAACCTACGGCAGACGTTGAATCTCGGCCACACGTTCGCGCACGCGATCGAAAAAGTGACGCATTTCGGTACGCCGCACGGTCTTGCCGTGGCGATCGGCGTGGCGGCGGCCTGTCGTCTGGCGACGAAACTGGGACGCTTGTCGGATCGCGAGCGGGACACGGTGTTACTCGCTCTGCGCGGTCTCGACCTGCCCACCGAACTGCCCCCGGGCTGCACGCCGGAGGCGATTTGGGACGCTACCGCCACCGACAAAAAGAGCCGCGGCGGTCACGTGCGTTTCGTGCTGCCCGCGACGATCGGAAGCATCGTGCGTGACGACACGGGCAACTACGGATATTTGGTGGAGCGCGATGCCGTGCTGTCCGTATTACGGGACATGAAGGAGGGAGGCGATGATCCGCATTAA